In a single window of the Solea senegalensis isolate Sse05_10M linkage group LG1, IFAPA_SoseM_1, whole genome shotgun sequence genome:
- the snx7 gene encoding sorting nexin-7 has product MSGHTVPADFSGHMLDLDEDEDLEVFSKKTSTLDGDGNLVPNSPSSLVNQYRLDEEEEEEEEQHANTIDLFITVDNPESHVTAIETFIMYRVLTKTTRSEFDCSEYEVRRRYQDFLWLRSRLEENHPTLIVHPLPEKFVMKSMVERFNDDFIETRRNALDRFLKKISEHPVLSFSEHLQVFLTEPELTSYKKQGPGFLSRMGDTVRGLANSVRGLKSRPDEFTHMQEYVEDFSNKICSLDKVTQRIIREQKEYLDELKQYGPTYTQWAGSEGDLAEPLKGVASCVEHCGKETEEQTQHLSEVLVPVLHEYVLCAETLRGVMRRRDNLQAEFEAKNEALVSRKTDQESVSMTPILPLCQPMCLCVLRHFPKD; this is encoded by the exons AAAACATCCACTCTCGATGGAGATGGAAACCTTGTGCCCAACTCTCCCAGCTCCTTGGTCAACCAGTACAGActggacgaggaggaggaggaggaggaggagcagcacgCTAACACCATTGACCtcttcatcaccgtggacaacCCAGAGAGCCATGTCACTGCCATCGAGACCTTCATCATGTACAGAGTCCTGACCAAG acCACACGGAGTGAATTTGACTGCAGTGAGTACGAGGTACGTCGACGATACCAGGACTTCCTGTGGCTCAGGAGCAGACTGGAAGAAAACCACCCAACACTCATTGTCCAC CCGTTACCAGAGAAGTTTGTGATGAAAAGCATGGTGGAACGCTTCAACGACGACTTCATTGAGACCAGGAGGAACGCTCTGGACCGCTTCCTCAAAAAGATCTCGGAACATCCCGTCCTGTCCTTCAGCGAGCACCTGCAAGTCTTCCTCACTGAACCT GAGCTCACGTCTTACAAGAAGCAGGGTCCAGGTTTCCTGAGTCGGATGGGAGACACGGTGAGGGGGTTGGCTAACTCGGTGAGAGGTTTAAAGAGTCGACCAGATGAGTTCACTCACATGCAGGAGTATGTGGAGGACTTCAGCAACAAGATCTGCTCTCTGGACAAGGTCACGCAGAGGATCATCAGGGAACAGAAAG AGTATCTGGATGAGCTGAAGCAGTACGGCCCCACATACACCCAATGGGCGGGGTCAGAGGGGGATCTGGCCGAGCCCCTGAAGGGTGTGGCCAGCTGTGTGGAGCATTGTGGTAAGGAGACAGAAGAGCAGACCCAACATCTGTCTGAAGTCCTGGTCCCTGTCCTGCATGAGTACGTCCTCTGTGCTGAGACGCTGAGG GGTGTGATGAGACGTCGAGACAACCTCCAGGCCGAGTTCGAAGCCAAAAACGAGGCTCTGGTGTCCAGGAAAACTGACCAAGAATCAGTGAGTATGACTCCCATCCTCCCGCTCTGCCAgcccatgtgtctgtgtgtcctcaggcaTTTTCCTAAAGATTAG